Proteins encoded by one window of Streptacidiphilus sp. PB12-B1b:
- a CDS encoding acyl-CoA thioesterase II: protein MVDATGVTDQQPSTISSFVDLLRLDDIDLNLFRGWCHAGAPLRAFGGQVAAQALVAAGRTVPAGRLVHSLHGYFMRPGDPRRPLVYEVERLRDGRSYATRRVTAIQRGEAVFTLSASFKVPEESPERQRAVPLLPDPELLPDPYADWADDGTGGYWATTGRLTLDMRTVPSGSTSLPGRQTGVEEQYVWLKSASPLPGDDPLMHVCALAYLSDLTLASTAAMHLQRPRAERRGPSRISLASLDHAMWFHRPFRADEWLLFAQRSPSAGDGRGLAQGEFYTRDGRLVASVVQEALVRELHQGASGGSSS, encoded by the coding sequence ATGGTGGACGCGACCGGAGTGACCGACCAGCAGCCCAGCACCATCTCCAGCTTCGTGGACCTGCTGCGGCTCGACGACATCGACCTCAACCTGTTCCGGGGCTGGTGCCACGCGGGCGCGCCGCTGCGCGCCTTCGGCGGTCAGGTCGCCGCGCAGGCCCTGGTCGCGGCCGGTCGCACCGTCCCGGCCGGGCGGCTGGTGCACTCCCTGCACGGCTACTTCATGCGCCCCGGCGACCCGCGCCGCCCGCTGGTGTACGAGGTGGAGCGGCTGCGCGACGGCCGCTCGTACGCCACCCGCCGGGTCACCGCGATCCAGCGCGGCGAGGCCGTGTTCACCCTCTCCGCCTCGTTCAAGGTGCCCGAGGAGAGCCCCGAGCGGCAGCGCGCCGTCCCGCTGCTGCCCGATCCGGAGCTGCTGCCCGACCCGTACGCCGACTGGGCCGACGACGGCACCGGCGGCTACTGGGCCACCACCGGGCGGCTCACCCTGGACATGCGCACCGTGCCCAGCGGCTCGACCTCGCTGCCCGGGCGGCAGACCGGGGTGGAGGAGCAGTACGTCTGGCTGAAGTCCGCCTCCCCGCTGCCCGGCGACGACCCGCTGATGCACGTCTGCGCCCTGGCCTACCTCTCCGACCTGACGCTGGCCTCCACCGCCGCCATGCACCTGCAGCGCCCCCGGGCCGAGCGCAGGGGGCCGTCCCGGATCAGCCTGGCCTCGCTGGACCACGCGATGTGGTTCCACCGGCCGTTCCGGGCCGACGAGTGGCTGCTGTTCGCGCAGCGCAGCCCCAGCGCCGGGGACGGACGCGGGCTGGCGCAGGGCGAGTTCTACACCCGGGACGGCCGACTGGTCGCCTCGGTGGTGCAGGAGGCGCTGGTCAGGGAGCTGCACCAGGGGGCGTCCGGCGGCAGTTCGAGCTGA
- a CDS encoding cytochrome P450 codes for MTTHQEPSAASAPAAAAGCPAHRGGEETGPDGTARMHSPRFQSDPAELYRALRREHGPVAPILLDGDIPAWLVLGYREVHYVTSNSELFARDSRRWHAWDRIPADWPLLPYVFYTPSVLFKEGAEHQRRAGAITDVLSEVDLFELRADSERVADALIDGFAGAGSAELMADYAAQVPLRVVAGLFGLAREEIFDLERDMVASLDDGPGAVEAYQRIHDCMARLLQRGRRRPGPDVASRMLAHPAGLEDEEIIQDMISIIAAGQQPTSNWIGNTLRLMLTDDRFAVTLSGGRRSVSQALNEVLWVDTPTQNFVGRWAARDTSLAGQKIRKGDCLVLGLAAANTDPAVQPDFTAGSVGNQAHLSFSHGEHRCPVPAPEMAEVIARAAVEVLLDRLPDVMLTVPGSELQWRPSVWMRGPAALPVEFTSL; via the coding sequence GTGACGACCCATCAGGAACCGTCGGCGGCCTCGGCCCCGGCCGCCGCCGCGGGCTGCCCGGCGCACCGGGGCGGGGAGGAGACCGGCCCGGACGGGACCGCCCGGATGCACTCGCCCCGCTTCCAGAGCGACCCCGCCGAGCTGTACCGGGCGCTGCGCCGCGAGCACGGACCGGTGGCGCCGATCCTGCTGGACGGCGACATCCCGGCGTGGCTGGTGCTCGGCTACCGCGAGGTGCACTACGTCACCAGCAACTCCGAGCTGTTCGCCCGCGACTCCCGCCGCTGGCACGCCTGGGACCGCATCCCGGCCGACTGGCCGCTGCTGCCGTACGTCTTCTACACCCCCTCGGTGCTGTTCAAGGAGGGCGCCGAGCACCAGCGGCGGGCCGGGGCCATCACCGACGTGCTCTCCGAGGTGGACCTGTTCGAGCTGCGGGCCGACAGCGAGCGGGTCGCCGACGCGCTCATCGACGGCTTCGCCGGAGCCGGCTCGGCCGAGCTGATGGCCGACTACGCCGCGCAGGTCCCACTGCGGGTGGTGGCCGGGCTGTTCGGGCTGGCCCGGGAGGAGATCTTCGACCTGGAGCGGGACATGGTCGCCTCGCTGGACGACGGGCCCGGCGCGGTCGAGGCGTACCAGCGGATCCACGACTGCATGGCCCGGTTGCTGCAGCGGGGACGCCGCCGGCCCGGCCCCGACGTCGCCTCGCGGATGCTGGCGCACCCGGCCGGGCTGGAGGACGAGGAGATCATCCAGGACATGATCTCCATCATCGCCGCGGGCCAGCAGCCGACGTCCAACTGGATCGGCAACACGCTGCGGCTGATGCTGACCGACGACCGGTTCGCGGTCACCCTCTCCGGCGGCCGGCGCAGCGTCAGCCAGGCGCTGAACGAGGTGCTGTGGGTGGACACCCCGACGCAGAACTTCGTCGGCCGCTGGGCCGCCCGGGACACCTCGCTGGCCGGGCAGAAGATCCGCAAGGGCGACTGCCTGGTGCTCGGGCTGGCGGCGGCCAACACCGACCCGGCGGTGCAGCCGGACTTCACCGCGGGCTCGGTGGGCAACCAGGCGCACCTGTCGTTCAGCCACGGCGAGCACCGCTGCCCGGTCCCGGCCCCGGAGATGGCCGAGGTGATCGCCCGGGCCGCGGTGGAGGTGCTGCTGGACCGGCTGCCGGACGTGATGCTGACGGTGCCCGGCTCGGAGCTGCAGTGGCGTCCGTCGGTCTGGATGCGCGGCCCGGCGGCGCTGCCGGTGGAGTTCACCTCGCTGTGA
- a CDS encoding ATP/GTP-binding protein — protein MASRTSDPDTAGPRPDGQPLRTSASDGLKIVVVGGFGAGKTTLVGSVSEIRPLSTEEVMTQAGVGVDDSEGVRTKSTTTVAFDFGRITLDDEMVLYLFGAPGQERFWFLWDRLFSGTLGAVVLVDTRRLADSWYAIDRLEHHGLPFVVARNNFEEPEHSLEQVREALSLNPDVPLLDCDARKRDSSRDVLIALVRHLQDLSAQETMS, from the coding sequence TTGGCCTCCAGAACCTCTGACCCGGACACCGCCGGACCGCGTCCGGACGGGCAGCCGCTGCGCACCTCCGCCAGCGACGGGCTCAAGATCGTCGTCGTCGGCGGCTTCGGCGCGGGCAAGACCACCCTGGTCGGCTCGGTCAGCGAGATCCGCCCGCTCAGCACCGAGGAGGTGATGACCCAGGCGGGCGTCGGCGTCGACGACAGCGAGGGGGTGCGGACCAAGTCCACCACCACCGTCGCCTTCGACTTCGGCCGGATCACCCTGGACGACGAGATGGTGCTCTACCTGTTCGGCGCGCCCGGCCAGGAGCGCTTCTGGTTCCTGTGGGACCGGCTGTTCTCCGGCACCCTGGGCGCGGTGGTGCTGGTGGACACCCGGCGGCTGGCCGACTCCTGGTACGCCATCGACCGGCTGGAGCACCACGGGCTGCCGTTCGTGGTGGCCCGCAACAACTTCGAGGAGCCCGAGCACTCGCTGGAGCAGGTCCGCGAGGCGCTGTCGCTCAACCCGGACGTGCCGCTGCTGGACTGCGACGCGCGCAAGCGGGACTCCAGCCGGGACGTGCTGATCGCCCTCGTCCGCCACCTGCAGGACCTTTCCGCACAGGAGACCATGTCGTGA
- a CDS encoding TetR/AcrR family transcriptional regulator: MSKVDLSPRPVEAMSPRQLERRQYLIRAALELVSEIGVERVQMKQVSERSGVALGTTYRYFSSKDHLLASAVSDWRGKLMADLATELRAPAALPSAVDTGTADRVVRFVHRGMRAFQRQPNLAHLLVSVTVSTDPFASEVVDAMAAAGRASLLALMPEVPPSAGTVLPMLIDSAWHSELVAWVTGRNTLADAFLHLDEIIRLLLAPYARG, translated from the coding sequence GTGTCCAAGGTAGACCTGTCCCCCAGGCCGGTCGAGGCAATGTCTCCCCGCCAGTTGGAACGTCGGCAGTACCTGATCAGGGCAGCGCTCGAGCTCGTCTCGGAGATCGGCGTCGAACGCGTCCAGATGAAGCAGGTGAGCGAGCGCTCGGGGGTCGCCCTCGGGACGACGTACCGCTACTTCTCCTCCAAGGACCATCTGCTGGCCTCGGCCGTCTCCGACTGGCGCGGCAAGCTGATGGCCGACCTGGCGACCGAGCTGCGCGCCCCGGCCGCCCTGCCGAGCGCGGTGGACACCGGGACGGCGGACCGGGTCGTCCGCTTCGTCCACCGGGGCATGCGCGCCTTCCAGCGCCAGCCGAACCTGGCGCACCTGCTGGTGTCGGTCACGGTCTCCACCGACCCGTTCGCCAGCGAGGTCGTGGACGCCATGGCCGCTGCCGGGCGGGCCTCGCTGCTGGCGCTGATGCCGGAGGTGCCGCCGTCCGCCGGCACGGTGCTGCCGATGCTGATCGACAGCGCCTGGCACAGCGAGCTGGTCGCCTGGGTGACCGGGCGCAACACCCTCGCCGACGCCTTCCTGCACCTGGACGAGATCATCCGGCTGCTGCTGGCCCCCTACGCCCGCGGCTGA
- a CDS encoding pyridoxamine 5'-phosphate oxidase family protein: MRQDTRPDAARAAAEQRHGRRIMMTPAERDAFLAGRRTCRVATVAADGRPHATPLWFAWDGSALWLYSVTRSRRWSELAADPRIAVVVDDGEEYGELRGVELTGEVRQVGEAPRTGLDVAELELPERLFAAKYGFGRAMVHDGRHAWLRLDPRTVTSWDFAKLGGRFAR; this comes from the coding sequence GCAGCGCCACGGCCGCCGGATCATGATGACCCCGGCCGAGCGGGACGCCTTCCTGGCCGGGCGGCGCACCTGCCGGGTGGCCACCGTCGCCGCCGACGGCCGCCCGCACGCCACCCCGCTGTGGTTCGCCTGGGACGGCTCGGCGCTGTGGCTCTACTCGGTCACCCGCAGCCGCCGCTGGTCCGAGCTGGCGGCCGACCCGCGGATCGCGGTGGTGGTGGACGACGGCGAGGAGTACGGCGAGCTGCGCGGCGTCGAGCTGACCGGCGAGGTGCGGCAGGTCGGCGAGGCCCCCAGGACCGGGCTGGACGTGGCCGAGCTGGAGCTGCCGGAGCGGCTGTTCGCCGCCAAGTACGGCTTCGGCCGGGCCATGGTCCACGACGGCCGGCACGCCTGGCTGCGGCTGGACCCGCGCACCGTCACCAGCTGGGACTTCGCCAAACTGGGCGGGCGGTTCGCAAGGTAA
- a CDS encoding cytochrome P450, producing the protein MREQYPLIWHEGMQSYIVSRYQDVERAFKDPVFTSDNYDWQIEPVHGRTILQMGGREHSVRRALVAPAFRGKELQEKFLPVIERNAAELIERFRGDGRADLVGQFATWFPINVIVDMLGLPREDHARFHAWYTSVIGFLGNLTQDPEVTASGLRTREELAAYMIPVIRERRANPGDDLLSTLCTAEIDGTAMSDEDIKAFVSLLLAAGGETTDKAIAGVFRNLLAHPEQLAAVRADRDLVPAAFAETLRFTPPVHMIMRQPSEDVRLSGGTVPAGATVTCLIAAANRDAERYAEPDTFDIFRTDLTTANAFSAAADHLAFALGRHFCVGALLAKSEIEVGVNQLLDALPDIAPEDSVIPDEQGLFTRGPGSLRVRFTPAA; encoded by the coding sequence ATGCGCGAGCAGTACCCGCTGATCTGGCACGAGGGGATGCAGAGTTACATCGTCTCCCGCTACCAGGACGTCGAACGGGCCTTCAAGGACCCGGTCTTCACCAGCGACAACTACGACTGGCAGATCGAGCCCGTGCACGGCCGCACCATCCTGCAGATGGGCGGACGTGAGCACTCGGTCCGCCGCGCGCTGGTCGCCCCCGCCTTCCGGGGCAAGGAGCTGCAGGAGAAGTTCCTGCCGGTGATCGAGCGCAACGCCGCCGAGCTGATCGAGCGCTTCCGCGGCGACGGCCGGGCCGACCTGGTCGGCCAGTTCGCCACCTGGTTCCCGATCAACGTGATCGTCGACATGCTCGGCCTGCCGCGCGAGGACCACGCCCGGTTCCACGCCTGGTACACCTCGGTCATCGGCTTCCTCGGCAACCTCACCCAGGACCCGGAGGTCACCGCCTCCGGCCTGCGCACCCGCGAGGAGCTTGCCGCGTACATGATTCCGGTCATCCGGGAGCGCCGCGCCAACCCCGGCGACGACCTGCTCTCCACTCTGTGCACGGCCGAGATCGACGGCACCGCCATGAGCGACGAGGACATCAAGGCGTTCGTCAGCCTGCTGCTCGCCGCCGGGGGAGAGACCACCGACAAGGCCATCGCCGGGGTCTTCCGCAACCTGCTGGCCCACCCGGAGCAGCTCGCCGCCGTCCGCGCGGACCGCGACCTCGTCCCGGCGGCCTTCGCCGAGACCCTGCGGTTCACCCCGCCGGTGCACATGATCATGCGTCAGCCCTCCGAGGACGTACGGCTGAGCGGCGGCACCGTGCCCGCCGGCGCCACCGTGACCTGCCTGATCGCGGCGGCCAACCGGGACGCCGAGCGCTACGCCGAGCCGGACACCTTCGACATCTTCCGCACGGACCTGACCACGGCCAACGCCTTCTCCGCCGCCGCCGACCACCTGGCGTTCGCGCTCGGACGGCACTTCTGCGTCGGCGCGCTGCTGGCCAAGTCCGAGATCGAGGTGGGCGTCAACCAACTGCTGGACGCCCTGCCCGACATCGCCCCCGAGGACAGCGTGATCCCGGACGAGCAGGGCCTGTTCACCCGCGGCCCGGGCTCGCTCCGGGTCCGCTTCACCCCCGCCGCCTGA
- a CDS encoding roadblock/LC7 domain-containing protein, whose translation MTTSTTDRSLDWLLENLLEKTPGARHALVLSRDGLKLCLTSGLSVDQADQLAAIASGIQSLSHGASVEFGDGTGGVRQSMTEFHGGILFIVEAGVGAHLAVIADDDADAGVVGHNMNELIEQIGEHLRAEPRQQA comes from the coding sequence ATGACCACGAGCACGACCGACCGCAGCCTGGACTGGCTGCTGGAGAACCTGCTGGAGAAGACCCCCGGGGCCCGGCACGCCCTGGTGCTGTCCCGCGACGGCCTCAAGCTCTGCCTGACCTCCGGGCTGTCGGTGGACCAGGCGGACCAGCTGGCGGCCATCGCCTCCGGGATCCAGAGCCTGTCCCACGGCGCGTCGGTCGAGTTCGGCGACGGCACCGGCGGGGTCCGCCAGTCGATGACCGAGTTCCACGGCGGCATCCTGTTCATCGTGGAGGCCGGGGTCGGCGCGCACCTCGCCGTCATCGCCGACGACGACGCCGACGCGGGCGTGGTCGGCCACAACATGAACGAGCTGATCGAGCAGATAGGCGAGCATCTGCGGGCCGAGCCGAGGCAGCAGGCATGA
- a CDS encoding DUF742 domain-containing protein, which translates to MIRRPVDSGDPDRLYTVTGGRTRSYERSFDLVTLIVKESGPAPGMQSEHIRILQLCARPVAVVELASLLDLPVGVVKILLCDLLDSGRITARHPQSSGRGARLPAPETLKRVLVGLQNL; encoded by the coding sequence ATGATCCGCCGCCCGGTCGACAGCGGCGACCCGGACCGGCTGTACACCGTCACCGGCGGCCGCACCCGGTCCTACGAGCGGTCGTTCGACCTGGTCACGCTGATCGTCAAGGAGAGCGGTCCCGCCCCCGGGATGCAGTCCGAGCACATCAGGATCCTGCAGCTGTGCGCGCGCCCGGTGGCCGTGGTGGAGCTGGCCTCGCTGCTGGACCTCCCGGTCGGCGTGGTGAAGATCCTGCTGTGCGACCTGCTCGACTCGGGCCGGATCACCGCCCGCCATCCGCAGTCGTCCGGGCGGGGAGCCAGGCTCCCGGCGCCCGAAACCTTGAAGAGGGTGCTCGTTGGCCTCCAGAACCTCTGA
- a CDS encoding sensor histidine kinase KdpD translates to MSVQRSAHAPDFPRARSLLLALVGAAVAGGLCLWAVQRAASADRWPIACFGAAAALLLAVVPPLAASRSRAVHRLRDGESLRAESAHAAAAQTDAAHRVAAEAESARRAAVASENSLRTALARELARSAALEVELRELAADSGRSTAAAERLAGQVIPEAVKHLREGASASTVLAQAPTDLDRAHLRILETLVQEVGTSERLRASSMAACANAAGRVQALATGMLADLREMENRHSEEVLGDLLQLDHGTAQAGRLADSIAVLTGARSGRRWTKPIVMESVLRGAMGRISAYQRVRLHFSSSAAVAGYAAEGVMHVLAELMDNAASFSPPTEEVHVYAQETQTGVVVTVEDGGLVMAAATLARAERLVSAEPLDLTTLSGTRLGLAVVGCLARKHGLTVSFRPSSRGGTGVVVLIPQRLLTRPQEQEQDQAPGGRDRPTPAAAAPTRQPAPTRQPEPRALPAPAAPGVPAAPAALVTAPDAAATEAAEAAPAAAASAPAELPKRPRGQTLAASVRTPAPAVDPDRTREIRPRPDAGARFGAFQAAVRQAPDATDTDPSSAQNGQDTPR, encoded by the coding sequence ATGTCTGTTCAGAGGTCCGCCCATGCGCCGGACTTTCCCAGGGCGCGCTCCCTCCTGCTGGCCCTGGTCGGCGCCGCCGTCGCCGGCGGCCTGTGCCTCTGGGCGGTCCAGCGCGCCGCCTCGGCCGACCGGTGGCCGATCGCCTGCTTCGGCGCGGCTGCCGCGCTGCTGCTGGCGGTGGTCCCGCCGCTGGCCGCCTCCCGCTCCCGGGCCGTGCACCGGCTGCGCGACGGCGAGTCGCTGCGCGCGGAGTCCGCCCACGCGGCTGCCGCGCAGACCGACGCGGCGCACCGCGTGGCGGCGGAGGCCGAGTCGGCGCGCAGAGCCGCGGTCGCGTCCGAGAACTCGCTGCGGACGGCGCTGGCCAGGGAGCTGGCCCGGTCCGCCGCGCTGGAGGTCGAGCTGCGGGAGCTGGCCGCGGACAGCGGCCGGTCGACGGCGGCGGCCGAACGCCTCGCCGGGCAGGTCATCCCGGAGGCGGTCAAGCACCTGCGCGAGGGCGCCTCGGCCTCGACCGTGCTGGCCCAGGCCCCGACCGACCTCGACCGGGCCCACCTGCGGATCCTGGAGACGCTGGTGCAGGAGGTCGGCACCAGCGAGCGCCTGCGCGCCTCCTCCATGGCCGCCTGCGCCAACGCCGCCGGACGCGTCCAGGCGCTGGCCACCGGCATGCTGGCCGACCTGCGCGAGATGGAGAACCGGCACAGCGAGGAGGTGCTCGGCGACCTGCTGCAGCTGGACCACGGCACCGCCCAGGCCGGGCGGCTCGCGGACAGCATCGCGGTGCTCACCGGCGCCCGCTCCGGGCGGCGCTGGACCAAGCCGATCGTGATGGAGAGCGTGCTGCGCGGCGCGATGGGCCGGATCAGCGCCTACCAGCGGGTCCGGCTGCACTTCTCCAGCTCCGCCGCGGTGGCGGGCTACGCGGCCGAGGGCGTCATGCACGTCCTGGCCGAGCTGATGGACAACGCCGCCAGTTTCTCGCCGCCCACCGAGGAGGTGCACGTCTACGCCCAGGAGACGCAGACCGGGGTGGTGGTCACCGTCGAGGACGGCGGACTGGTGATGGCCGCGGCCACCCTGGCCCGCGCCGAGCGGCTGGTCTCCGCCGAGCCGCTGGACCTGACCACGCTCTCCGGCACCCGGCTGGGGCTGGCGGTCGTCGGCTGCCTGGCCCGCAAGCACGGGCTCACGGTGTCCTTCCGGCCGTCCTCGCGCGGCGGCACCGGCGTGGTGGTGCTCATCCCGCAGCGGCTGCTCACCCGTCCGCAGGAGCAGGAGCAGGACCAGGCACCCGGCGGCCGGGACCGGCCCACCCCGGCGGCAGCCGCCCCGACCCGGCAGCCCGCCCCGACCCGGCAGCCCGAGCCCCGGGCACTCCCGGCCCCGGCCGCCCCCGGCGTACCGGCCGCACCCGCCGCCCTGGTCACCGCCCCGGACGCCGCCGCGACAGAAGCCGCCGAAGCCGCCCCGGCGGCAGCCGCGAGCGCCCCGGCCGAGCTGCCCAAGCGTCCGCGCGGGCAGACCCTGGCCGCGTCGGTCCGGACGCCCGCCCCGGCCGTCGACCCGGACCGGACCCGGGAGATCCGCCCCCGGCCGGACGCCGGCGCCCGCTTCGGCGCGTTCCAGGCGGCCGTCCGCCAGGCCCCGGACGCCACCGACACCGACCCCTCGTCAGCGCAGAACGGACAGGACACCCCACGATGA